In the Telopea speciosissima isolate NSW1024214 ecotype Mountain lineage chromosome 2, Tspe_v1, whole genome shotgun sequence genome, one interval contains:
- the LOC122649766 gene encoding chorismate synthase 1, chloroplastic yields MASSLSSKSFLRARTDGGSSLGFQVSDLSKLASPTLHIPSRRSAPKKLEVQAVGSTYGTQFRVTTFGESHGGGVGCVIDGCPPRLPLSEADMQEDLDRRRPGQSRITTPRKETDTCKIYSGVADGLTNGCPILVKVPNTDQRGHDYSEMSMAYRPSHADATYDFKYGVRSVQGGGRSSARETIGRVAAGAVAKKILKKFSGTEIFAYVSQAHKVVLPEGLVDHETLTLDQIESNIVRCPDPEYAEKMIAAIDAVRVRGDSVGGVVTCIARNVPRGLGSPVFDKLEAELAKAALSLPATKGFEFGSGFAGTFLTGSEHNDEFYTDELGRIRTRTNRSGGIQGGISNGEIITMRIAFKPTSTIGKKQHTVTRDKHETELIARGRHDPCVVPRAVPMVEAMVALVLVDQLMAQYAQCEMFPINPALQEPLELPRLEVAGLSV; encoded by the exons ATGGCGTCGTCTCTATCTTCCAAATCATTCTTGAGAGCGAGGACCGACGGTGGATCTAGTTTAGGATTCCAGGTTTCCGATCTATCGAAATTGGCTTCCCCAACGCTCCACATCCCCTCCAGACGCAGCGCTCCTAAGAAGCTCG AGGTTCAGGCTGTTGGCAGTACATATGGAACACAATTTCGTGTTACGACATTTGGAGAATCTCATGGAGGTGGTGTTGGTTGTGTCATTGATGGATGTCCTCCTCGGCTTCCCCTTTCTGAAGCTGATATGCAAGAAGACCTTGACAGAAG GAGACCCGGTCAGAGCCGAATAACTACTCCAAGGAAAGAGACTGATACATGCAAAATATATTCTGGAGTTGCTGACG GATTGACTAATGGGTGCCCAATACTGGTCAAGGTGCCAAATACTGATCAAAGAGGACAT GACTACAGTGAGATGTCTATGGCTTATAGACCTTCTCATGCGGATGCTACCTATGACTTCAAGTATGGTGTGAGATCAGTGCAG GGTGGTGGGAGATCTTCAGCAAGAGAAACCATTGGAAGAGTTGCAGCAGGAGCTGTAGCAAAGAAAATTCTCAAGAAGTTTTCAGGAACTGAG ATTTTTGCTTATGTTTCTCAAGCACACAAAGTTGTACTTCCAGAAGGTTTGGTTGACCATGAGACCTTGACACTTGATCAG ATAGAAAGTAATATTGTTAGGTGTCCGGATCCAGAATATGCTGAGAAGATGATTGCTGCCATCGATGCTGTTCGAGTGAGAGGTGACTCTGTTGGTGGGGTTGTGACATGCATTGCAAGGAACGTCCCACGA GGTCTGGGTTCGCCTGTCTTTGATAAGCTTGAAGCTGAGTTGGCTAAAGCTGCCTTGTCATTACCTGCAACAAAGGGGTTCGAATTCGGGAGCGGATTTGCAG GTACATTTTTGACTGGCAGTGAACATAATGATGAATTCTATACAGACGAGCTTGGAAGAATCAGGACAAGAACAAACCGGTCTGGAGGGATACAG GGAGGGATATCTAATGGTGAGATCATAACCATGAGAATAGCTTTCAAGCCGACATCTACAATTGGG AAGAAACAGCACACAGTGACCAGAGATAAACACGAAACAGAACTCATAGCACGAGGACGTCATGATCCTTGTGTTGTTCCAAGAG CGGTGCCGATGGTAGAAGCCATGGTAGCACTGGTGCTTGTGGATCAACTAATGGCACAATATGCGCAATGCGAGATGTTTCCCATCAACCCTGCCCTACAAGAGCCCTTGGAATTGCCAAGGCTTGAGGTAGCTGGACTGTCCGTTTGA